AATATTACAACAACTGGAAAGCAATACACCATTCAAACTCCATTTGAAGGGAATTTTATGCGTATGGCCGATAAGTTACAAGGTAAAGTGACCAAGGATAATGCACAACCCTTAATGATGCGTTCTTTATACAGCATAGGCGAAATGCGTTTTGTATTTCCAGATCCTGCCGTAAAAGGAGTAATAGACTACGAATCGGATAATGATTTTAAAGCTAAAACGCATGAAGATGCTATTACATTTAAAATAAAAGCAGAAGGTCAGGAAAAAACAGTTACTCTTTTAGGAACCAAAGGTAAAGTAGGGGAGTCTAAAACGGTTAAAATTGGAAAAATAGATTATTCTTTTTTCTATGGAAGCAAAGCCTATGTATTACCTTTTAAAATCAAATTGAATGATTTTATTGCTCAAAAATACCCAGGAACAGAGAAAAGTTATTCCTCTTTTGAAAGTAAAGTAACGGTTCAAGATAAAGAGCCATTTGATGCCCGAATTTATATGAATAATGTTTTAGATTATGAAGGATATCGTTTTTTTCAATCGGGATTTGACCCGGATGAAAAAGGAACTATTTTATCCGTAAACCATGATTTTTGGGGTACTTTGTTAACGTACATCGGTTATTTTATGTTATATTTTGCTATGATGGCCATTATGTTTACTAAATATTCAAGATTTGCTGATCTAAAAAGAAAATTGGATGTAGTAAAATCCAAAAAAGCAAAATTGCTAGGGGTTTGCCTTTTGTTTTTTAGTATGAGCGGTATGGCTCAAGAACACGACCATGCTGAACATGAAGGTCACGCCCATACTGAAGCTCCTGCAAGTAAAGCAACTACTAGTGAAAAACCAGCACAACACAGCAGTCATTCTAAGAAAAAATTAAGCCAAGAGGAATTATTGGCTTTAATAACAAAATATAAGGTTTCTGAGGCTCATGCCGCAAAATTTGGTAGATTAGTGATTCAAGATGGTGGTGGAAGAATGAAACCAATCAACACTTTTTCATCAGAATTATTGCGAAAAGTAAGCCAGAGTGATTCTTATAATGATATGAATTCAGATCAAGTTTTCTTATCTATAACTCAGTATGCTAGTTATTGGATTGAGATTCCTATCATTCATTTAAGAAGTGGAAACGACAGTTTGCGGAAAATAATTGGGGTAGACAAGAAAGCCAAAGTTGCTCCGTTTGTAGCTTTTTTTGACGAAAAAGGGAATTACAAACTTTCTAAATACCTAGACGAGTCCTATAAAGCGGCTAATCCTAATCGATTTGAGAAAGATTTTATAGATACAGACAAAAGGGTAAATCTTATGGAGTCTGCATTGAGTGGGCGTATCCTGAAAATTTTCCCGATTCCAGAGGATAAAAATAATAAGTGGGTTTCCTTTTTAGAATTGAATGAGGCTGGTTTTAAAGGTATGGAAGCCACATATACTAAAAATGTGTTGCCTTTGTATTTTGGTTCATTAGCAACGGCATCTACGTCAGGAGATTTTAAAACTGCTGATGAATTGGTAGAAAGTATTACTGGTTTTCAAAAACGTTTTGGTAGTAAAGTAAGACCAAGTGAGGACAGAATTACATCAGAGGTATTGTATAACAAATACGATATTTTTAGTAAATTAACCACTTGGTATATTTTAGCTGCTATTGCAATGTTGTTTTTCACCATTTTACAAATTTTCAAAGAACGTAAGTGGTTGCAATTTTCAGTAAATGGGATGCATATAATAATAGGTTTACTTTTTGTTTTACATACAGTAGGTTTAATTGCAAGATGGTATATTTCTGGACATGCACCTTGGAGTAATGCTTATGAATCTATCATTTATATTGCATGGGCAACAATGTTTTTTGGATTGGCATTTGACCGTAAATCAAAACTTACTGTGGCTTCCTCAGCATTTGTAACTGCAATGATTTTATTTGCAGCAAACTTGAACTGGATTGATCCCGAAATTGCCAACCTACAACCTGTTTTGAACTCGTATTGGTTAATGATTCACGTTGCGGTGATCGTAGGAAGTTATGGTCCATTAGCTTTAGGTATGATTCTGGGAGCTGTAGCATTATTGCTAATTATGTTTACCAATGAAAAGAATAAAGTAAAAATGGATTTAAACATTAAAGAAATTACTTATATCAATGAAATGGCACTTACAATTGGACTTATCATGCTTACCATTGGTAACTTTTTGGGAGGACAATGGGCAAATGAAAGTTGGGGTAGGTATTGGGGATGGGACCCAAAAGAAACTTGGGCTTTGATTACCATTATGGTTTATGTATTTGTAATTCATGCTCGTTTTGTTCCTTCATTGCGTGGAAAATGGATTTTTAATTTAATGAGTATGTTTGCTTTCATCTCTACATTGTTTACGTATTATGGAGTGAACTTTCACTTAGTAGGATTACACTCGTATGCAAGTGGTGAAGCACATTCACTAAGTTGGATTTGGTATACTAGTGGAGTAATTGCATTATTTGGTGCTTTATCCTATCCAAAATATAGAAAGTATTATAAGAAATAAATAGCATTTCTATCTATTGAAAAGGGTTTAACTGTAGTAGAGTTAAACCCTTTTTTTGTGCCATATATCACCTTGAACTTTTATGTATTGTATTTTTTGGTTATTTCAAAATTGTACGTGTGGTGATAGGCTGCTAATAACCTTTCACTTTGTATCTAAAAAGAAAAGTTTCAATTTTATATTGCATTGTTAATCATGTATTTATAATATGTAATTATACACTTGTTAATAATTATTATTTCCGATTAAATGCAAATTTTATCGTTGAAATACATTTTATTTATGTAATATTGTATAAAATATTATATTTATGAGGTACTTACTTATATTATTTACGGTGACTTTTCAAGGTCAAGTTTTACATCATCAGATGGTTTCTGCACAAGGAGCTTCCAAAAAATTACCAGATGGGATTTCAGTTTCACAAACGATTGGCCAAAACAGTAATGTTGGAACTTCAAGTTTTGATTATGTGATTCAGCAGGGATTTCAACAGAGTTTTTGGGGAAAGTATATTGCCTCAAATCCACCCGAGAAAATAAAATTTAATACATATCCCAATCCATTTATTAGCGCACTAAATTTTGAATTCTCAAAACTTATTTCAGAAGATATTGAAGTAAATGTTTTTGATATCAGTGGTAGGTTGGTTTTTAATCAAAGTAAAAAAGCAGATAATTTCCTCTTGACTGTTTTGCTTCCGTTTTTATCAAGAGGAGAATACCTAGTTCGCTTAAATACTTCAACGTTTTCAGTATATACCAAAATCATAAAACTATGACAAAAAATTACACTTCCTTATGTGAGTATTTAGCAGCATTTTTCCGAATAATGAAAGTAAATTTTTTGTCGAAGCATGCTTTTATTTTTTTTCCGTTTACTGCCGTGCGAAATTTTCCTTTACTCTTCTCCGATTTTCGAAAACAGTTGCTTCTTATTCAACGCAGAATAATTAGAGTATTCGCCAATAAGAATCTTCAGAATAGCAATATGAGTTATTTAATACTTCCCATTGTAGTGGAACTTCCAAAAGTTCTATCGAAAACGTGTAGGCAATTCTAATTTTTTTAGAACAACTTCAATCTTATTTTTTTAAAATTTATCACATTTAATGAATCAAATTATGAAAAAAATTATTTTGCTCTTCATCTTTTTTCTTTGTGTAAAGGGTTTTGCACAAAGCAATGGAATTACGTATCAGGCCGTTATTTTGAAACCCACTAATAAAATTTCTTCAGTAACTAGTGAAAATCTGCCTGTAGCAAACAAAAACGTATGCATGCAATTCCAGTTTGTAGATGAGTTTTCAAAGATCGAATACCAGGAAGTTATTCAAACCACGACAGATCAATACGGGATGGTAAATCTTGTAATAGGTACAGGTACTCGCAATGGTGGTTATGCATCATCTTTTGATAATATAGCATGGGTTGCGGCTCAAAAAAAGTTGGTTGTAAGTATTAACATTTCAGGCGATTGTTCGTCATTTACTGAAATTAGCAATCAACCGTTTACGACCGTTCCGTTTGCTTATGCCGCAATAAATAGTACGAATGTAACAGGTGTTGTAGCTGTTGAAAATGGAGGTACGAATGCTACCACGATTTTAGGAGCCAAAACGACATTGGAACTGGATCAAGTTGATAACACATCGGATGTTGCAAAGCCAATTAGTGATGCTACGAAATCAGCACTCCAATTGAAAGAAGATATAGCCAACAAAAGCACTAATTTTACACAAGATGGAAGTTCGGACGTTAAGTTTCCAACTGTGAAAGCAACTAAAACGTATGTAGATACAGGAATAAATACACTATTTGCAACAACGCAAACCGCTTTAGATTTAAAAGCAAATTTGGCTTCGCCAACATTTACAGGAACCGTTTCGGGAATCGATAAAACGATGGTAGGATTGTCGAATGTGGATAACACCAGCGATGCCAACAAACCTATTTCTACGGCTGCTCAATCAGCGTTAAATTTAAAAGCAAATTTAGCTTCACCAACTTTTACAGGATCGGTTTCGGGAATTGATAAAACAATGGTTGGCTTAGCAAACGTTGATAACACTAGCGATGCCAATAAACCCGTTTCAGCTGCTGCTCAAACTGCTTTAGATTTAAAAGCCAATTTAGTTTCGCCAACTTTTACAGGAACGGTTTCAGGAATTGATAAAACAATGGTTGGATTGTCGAATGTGGACAACACTAGCGATGCGAATAAACCTGTTTCTGCAGCAACACAATCAGGTTTAGATTTAAAAGCAAATTTAGCTTCGCCAACTTTCACAGGAACCGTTTCAGGAATTGATAAAACGATGGTTGGCTTAGGCAATGTCGATAACACTAGCGATGCGAACAAACCAGTTTCTACGGCAGCGCAAACCGCTTTAGATTTAAAAGCGAATTTAGCTTCGCCAACTTTTACAGGAACGGTTTCAGGAATTGATAAAACAATGGTTGGATTGTCGAATGTGGATAACACTAGCGATGCCAATAAACCAACTTCAGTAGCAACACAATCAGCTTTAGATTTAAAAGCGAATTTGGCTTCACCAACATTCACAGGAACGGTTTCAGGAATTGATAAAACGATGGTGGGATTGTCGAATGTGGACAATACCAGCGATGCGAATAAACCTGTTTCTGCAGCAACACAATCAGCTTTAGATTTAAAAGCAAATTTAGCTTCGCCAACTTTCACAGGAACCGTTTCAGGAATTGATAAAACGATGGTTGGCTTAGGCAATGTCGATAACACTAGCGATGCGAACAAACCAGTTTCTACGGCAGCGCAAACCGCTTTAGATTTAAAAGCGAATTTGGCTTCACCAACATTCACAGGAACGGTTTCAGGAATTGATAAAACAATGGTTGGCTTAGGCAATGTCGATAACACTAGTGATGCGAACAAACCTATTTCAGCTGCTGCTCAAAACGCTTTAGATTTAAAAGCACCTTTGAATTCGCCAACTTTTACAGGAACGGTTTCAGGAATTGATAAAACAATGGTTGGCTTAGGCAATGTCGACAACACTAGTGATGCGAACAAACCAGTTTCAGCTGCTGCTCAAAACGCTTTAGATTTAAAAGCAAATTTGGCTTCTCCAACTTTCACAGGAACGGTTTCAGGAATCGATAAAACGATGGTTGGATTGTCGAATGTGGACAACACTAGCGATGCGAATAAACCTGTTTCTGCAGCAACACAATCAGGTTTAGATTTAAAAGCAAATTTAGCTTCGCCAACTTTCACAGGAACCGTTTCAGGAATTGATAAAACGATGGTTGGCTTAGGCAATGTCGATAACACTAGCGATGCGAACAAACCAGTTTCTACGGCAGCGCAAACCGCTTTAGATTTAAAAGCGAATTTAGCTTCGCCAACTTTTACAGGAACGGTTTCAGGAATTGATAAAACAATGGTTGGATTGTCGAATGTGGACAACACTAGCGATGCGAATAAACCTGTTTCTGCAGCAACACAATCAGGTTTAGATTTAAAAGCAAATTTAGCTTCGCCAACTTTCACAGGAACCGTTTCAGGAATTGATAAAACGATGGTTGGCTTAGGCAATGTCGATAACACTAGCGATGCGAACAAACCAGTTTCTACGGCAGCGCAAACCGCTTTAGATTTAAAAGCGAATTTAGCTTCGCCAACTTTTACAGGAACGGTTTCAGGAATTGATAAAACAATGGTTGGATTGTCGAATGTGGATAACACTAGCGATGCCAATAAACCAACTTCAGTAGCAACACAATCAGCTTTAGATTTAAAAGCGAATTTGGCTTCACCAACATTCACAGGAACGGTTTCAGGAATTGATAAAACGATGGTGGGATTGTCGAATGTGGACAATACCAGCGATGCGAATAAACCTGTTTCTGCAGCAACACAATCAGCTTTAGATTTAAAAGCAAATTTAGCTTCGCCAACTTTCACAGGAACCGTTTCAGGAATTGATAAAACGATGGTTGGCTTAGGCAATGTCGATAACACTAGCGATGCGAACAAACCAGTTTCTACGGCAGCGCAAACCGCTTTAGATTTAAAAGCGAATTTGGCTTCACCAACATTCACAGGAACGGTTTCAGGAATTGATAAAACAATGGTTGGCTTAGGCAATGTCGATAACACTAGTGATGCGAACAAACCTATTTCAGCTGCTGCTCAAAACGCTTTAGATTTAAAAGCACCTTTGAATTCGCCAACTTTTACAGGAACGGTTTCAGGAATTGATAAAACAATGGTTGGCTTAGGCAATGTCGACAACACTAGTGATGCGAACAAACCAGTTTCAGCTGCTGCTCAAAACGCTTTAGATTTAAAAGCAAATTTGGCTTCTCCAACTTTCACAGGAACGGTTTCAGGAATCGATAAAACGATGGTTGGATTGTCGAATGTAGATAACACCAGCGATGCGAACAAACCTGTTTCTGCAGCAACACAATCAGCTTTAGATTTAAAAGCAAATTTAGCTTCGCCAACTTTCACAGGAACCGTTTCAGGAATTGATAAAACGATGGTTGGCTTAGGCAATGTCGATAACACTAGCGATGCGAACAAACCAGTTTCTACGGCAGCGCAAACCGCTTTAGATTTAAAAGCAAATTTAGCTTCGCCAACATTCACAGGAACCGTTTCAGGAATTGATAAAACGATGGTTGGATTGTCCAATGTCGATAACACCAGCGATGCGAACAAACCAACTTCAGCAGCAACACAATCAGCTTTAGATTTAAAAGCGAATTTGAATTCGCCAATATTTACCGGAACCGTTTCGGGAATTGATAAAACGATGGTTGGATTGTCCAATGTCGATAACACCAGCGATGCGAACAAGCCAGTTTCTTCTGCTGCGCAAACCGCTTTAGATTTAAAAGCAAATTTAGCTTCGCCAACTTTCACAGGAACCGTTTCAGGAATTGATAAAACAATGGTTGGCTTAGCGAACGTTGATAATACTTCGGATGCCAACAAACCAGTTTCAGCTGCTGCGCAATCATCCTTGGATTTAAAAGCAAATTTGGCTTCTCCAACTTTCACAGGAACCGTTTCAGGAATTGATAAAACAATGGTTGGCTTAGCGAACGTTGATAATACTTCGGATGCCAACAAACCAGTTTCAGCTGCTGCGCAATCATCCTTGGATTTAAAAGCAAATTTGGCTTCTCCAACTTTCACAGGAACCGTTTCTGGAATTGATAAAACGATGGTGGGATTATCCAATGTGGACAATACCAGCGATGCGAACAAACCTATTTCAACTGCTGCGCAATCTGCCTTGGACTTAAAAGCGAACTTAGCTTCGCCAACTTTTACAGGAACGGTTTCAGGAATTGATAAAACGATGGTTGGATTGTCCAATGTGGACAATACCAGCGATGCGAACAAACCAACTTCAGCAGCAACACAATCAGCTTTAGATTTAAAAGCGAATTTGAATTCGCCAATATTTACCGGAACCGTTTCGGGAATTGATAAAACGATGGTGGGCTTGGCAAACGTTGATAACACCAGCGATGTAAACAAACCAACTTCAGCAGCAACACAATCAGCATTAGATTTAAAAGCGAACTTAGCTTCGCCAACTTTTACAGGAACGGTTTCAGGAATTGATAAAACAATGGTGGGATTGTCGAATGTGGATAACACTAGCGATGCGAACAAGCCAGTTTCTTCTGCTGCGCAAACCGCTTTAGATTTAAAAGCAAATTTAGCTTCGCCAACTTTCACAGGAACCGTTTCAGGAATTGATAAAACAATGGTTGGCTTAGCGAATGTGGACAATACCAGCGATGCGAACAAACCAGTTTCAGCTGCTGCTCAAAATGCTTTAGATTTAAAAGCAAATTTGGCTTCTCCAACTTTCACAGGAACCGTTTCTGGAATTGATAAAACGATGGTGGGATTATCCAATGTGGACAATACCAGCGATGCGAACAAACCTATTTCAACTGCTGCGCAATCTGCCTTGGACTTAAAAGCGAACTTAGCTTCTCCAACTTTCACAGGAACCGTTTCTGGAATTGATAAAACGATGGTGGGATTATCCAATGTGGACAATACCAGCGATGCGAACAAACCTATTTCAACTGCTGCGCAATCTGCCTTGGACTTAAAAGCGAACTTAGCTTCGCCAACTTTTACAGGAACGGTTTCAGGAATTGATAAAACGATGGTTGGATTGTCCAATGTGGACAATACCAGCGATGCGAACAAACCAACTTCAGCAGCAACACAATCAGCTTTAGATTTAAAAGCGAATTTGAATTCGCCAATATTTACCGGAACCGTTTCGGGAATTGATAAAACGATGGTGGGCTTGGCAAACGTTGATAACACCAGCGATGTAAACAAACCAACTTCAGCAGCAACACAATCAGCATTAGATTTAAAAGCGAACTTAGCT
This portion of the Flavobacterium sp. CECT 9288 genome encodes:
- the ccsA gene encoding cytochrome c biogenesis protein CcsA — encoded protein: MEKKIVSFLFSTRLMAFLFIAYAVAMGTGTFIESKYNTDTAKILIYNAWWFEAIHVFFVINFIGNIKRYQLLKKEKWATLLLHLSFIFIIIGAFVTRYISYEGVMPIREGAAENQIFSEKTFLTVFVDGEYKGEMKRRVFEKQVLLSPVTNNDFSITGKFADTPFEVEYESFVMGAKEIIKPDPKGIVYLKIVEAGDGGRHEHFLKEGEVQNIHNVLFSLNKFTDGAINITTTGKQYTIQTPFEGNFMRMADKLQGKVTKDNAQPLMMRSLYSIGEMRFVFPDPAVKGVIDYESDNDFKAKTHEDAITFKIKAEGQEKTVTLLGTKGKVGESKTVKIGKIDYSFFYGSKAYVLPFKIKLNDFIAQKYPGTEKSYSSFESKVTVQDKEPFDARIYMNNVLDYEGYRFFQSGFDPDEKGTILSVNHDFWGTLLTYIGYFMLYFAMMAIMFTKYSRFADLKRKLDVVKSKKAKLLGVCLLFFSMSGMAQEHDHAEHEGHAHTEAPASKATTSEKPAQHSSHSKKKLSQEELLALITKYKVSEAHAAKFGRLVIQDGGGRMKPINTFSSELLRKVSQSDSYNDMNSDQVFLSITQYASYWIEIPIIHLRSGNDSLRKIIGVDKKAKVAPFVAFFDEKGNYKLSKYLDESYKAANPNRFEKDFIDTDKRVNLMESALSGRILKIFPIPEDKNNKWVSFLELNEAGFKGMEATYTKNVLPLYFGSLATASTSGDFKTADELVESITGFQKRFGSKVRPSEDRITSEVLYNKYDIFSKLTTWYILAAIAMLFFTILQIFKERKWLQFSVNGMHIIIGLLFVLHTVGLIARWYISGHAPWSNAYESIIYIAWATMFFGLAFDRKSKLTVASSAFVTAMILFAANLNWIDPEIANLQPVLNSYWLMIHVAVIVGSYGPLALGMILGAVALLLIMFTNEKNKVKMDLNIKEITYINEMALTIGLIMLTIGNFLGGQWANESWGRYWGWDPKETWALITIMVYVFVIHARFVPSLRGKWIFNLMSMFAFISTLFTYYGVNFHLVGLHSYASGEAHSLSWIWYTSGVIALFGALSYPKYRKYYKK
- a CDS encoding T9SS type A sorting domain-containing protein gives rise to the protein MRYLLILFTVTFQGQVLHHQMVSAQGASKKLPDGISVSQTIGQNSNVGTSSFDYVIQQGFQQSFWGKYIASNPPEKIKFNTYPNPFISALNFEFSKLISEDIEVNVFDISGRLVFNQSKKADNFLLTVLLPFLSRGEYLVRLNTSTFSVYTKIIKL